From the genome of Rhododendron vialii isolate Sample 1 chromosome 10a, ASM3025357v1:
atcctttttctttatgCCGTTTGGGAAaagaaaaccttttttttccttcttttcttcgtGCTCCATTTGGATTTGTtttaagagaataaattatttctACCGGCGGTGGAAAAGTGGGGTTTCCACTTCAGCATTTTTTGATCATATCGTGTGTTAATTgttaatctgaatcgttcatcttgtagaccccATATAGTAATGTATTTACGTAAAAAATGAACTTGATACGACATTGTTagaagtatcaaaaattgaatttttttaaaaaaatggacagAATCAATtcttccattttataaaccaaaattcaaaatttgatatatctatcgatttccgattaagctgattttttgcttaATAATACTAGACTAAGGGtattaaaatatgaacggtttagatACAACAATAGACGCTCAGTGAGACCCAAAATAAACGgtaatgaaaaaaatgagattttacATCGGCGGTgaataaaatttattctcttgttTTAATTGGAACAATTCAAATCATGGAACTTACACCTTCCCCGAGAGTAATGTTAGGCACATAGATATCAGAATACCAATTCGGATACAAATgtgtcaaaaataatttgatgTATGTAACGAACTCGAGACTTTGGGATGATCAAAAAATTGTTAGTGTCTCTATTCAACAGTAATGTGATGTCCATAGCCTCAATTTTCACTTGGAGCCCACAAAAAGTGTGTATTTCCACTTCCATGTATGAAAGAAACAGGCTTGTGGCATTATGTGGGGGGTGTTTTAAGGGAACTTGAATAGTCACTCCACATAAGTTTGATAACTCCACACAAATCTATATCTGATTATGCATGTGAACATCTGTGTTCAATTGTTCGAGCCTCACTTAATCACTCTGTTCAATAATCCTTTCTAGATGAAGGAAAGGTGCTTTGTTGAGTTCGACATGGTCATGGGCATTGTGCTCTCTGCCAGCGCGGTTCGTCAAGTAAAATATTCGTGTAAAAGATTGAATTGATTCAACAtgaccaaaaataattattttcaaaaaaatatgatgtcaaaattttcagaatcatacttttcttttgttcctgatttatttatttttgattctTAGACATATAATCCCCTCGGCATGTTTACAAATGAATGGTATAAGTTAAACGTGGGaataattattcagtgcttttGGGCACCGTCACGTAATGCTCCCAAGACCTTCATCTGTCGCACATTTCTGTGAGATCTGTAAACTTAGTACTGGATCTACAAAATTGTATTGTGGATAAGACTGTTGAGACAGTAAGTAGGGGCGCCCCAAGAGCCAAGAGCACCAACTAATTTTTCTAAACTTGGAGTGCCTGGACAATTATATGTCACCCATGTAGGGCACATCACCGGATCACCCACTCCAAATGCCACAGATTTTGTATATCGGTCAagatttgattattgatttcGAAATTACTCCAAAGGAAATtgtggggaaaatgacggctaaggacgtgttttgataattaatatccgtcaaggacattttcagtattaacaaatgttcttagtttgtccttggcgggtattaattatcaaaacacgtcctgggccgtcattttcccgaaaTTATTTGTTCCACTTTGAATTGGTCCAAAGCCCATTGTTTAGACTATATATGCTCAAGGCCCGAACCAAATATTGAGAGCAAGAGAAAACATGACCCAACCCATAAGGCTGTGGACTAGCTTCGGAAGGTAAAGGTTTGAAAATTGGTTTAACCAAAAAAACTTGGGGAGCACAACTAACCTGCTATATAGGTCACATACTCAACTTGCAGAAGCTGGGAAGCGTTTTTGAAACACATCCCAACCTATTAAAATTCGCGAGAGATGATGGAGAGCGCAACGTGAGAATTGAAAGCGGGAGTGCATGGGCATTTTAAAAGATTATGTAACTAAAGGAACGAAGCAAAAGCATTCGAAAAGCTATTGGCATAATTTGGCGCGCCGAACAGGTGCTTGTGTTTACTCAAACTTGCTTTATTTCTTAGTTGGGTTCACATATTGACGAGAGTGATTGAGGAATTCGAATTTGCGATCTCTTGGGAGACAAATCTTGCAGTTACTTTCTCGTAACCATTTGGGCAAACCCATTGAGTACTATCTCTTCCAACGCCTAATTAACATGAATTATTCATGTGTAGTGGTAGTGGGGGTTCATCAAGGACTTTTTGCAACATAGAGTAAGGGAGAGGagactataaaaaaaaaaagagagtatggAAGAGGAAGTTTAAGGTGGTGCTCCAGTTTACctcccttaaaaaataaatatttatttgcaattttcaagcttaaaaataataagcttactgaaataaaaaaatatttaatatggatcttgtttgatactCCGTAGATCtcaactgcaaaaaaaaaattgaaaatttatttttgtaagtccattatttttaagcttgaaaataggtcatttttaagtacttatttgagaaagtagAACAGGGCCTAACTTAAaggattaaataaaaaaaataaaacttcaacATTACTTGAATtgctaatttattttctttttcttacatGTTTTAGTTACTCATTTTGTTTCTTAGGTAGGTTGTTATTTGTTAATtccttccccatttttttttaaaatagagaAACAAACGAAAACCAATTTCCTTCACGGCTTCACCTGAATTTGTCCATAAAACCGAAAATGCCAAAGTAGTTTATACAAAGTCAAACTCTGccaatttttttggcaaattcaGGCCAAACTGGACCGACTTTTTTTCTCATCCCATCCCCATGCCCAATTGCAGTTTCAGGAAAAACAATTTCCACTATATTCcgaaagaagaaagagaagaaaaatgttAATCACAGTCCACATGGCAGATGCTAATGCGTAAAAAAGCGCAATGGTATATGTGAAAAGTGCAATAAAACTTTAACTTTTTTTGCATTACGTGGTGCGTTATTTGCGGTCTAATGCGCTGTGATTTGCGGAACTAAAATGAGAAATGCGAGCCATTTGTGGAGGCTTCCAAGCCCTATGGACGATGAATAGGCTGAAAACAAATAGGCACAACCACTTTTATCAAGAAAACTAGTCCTGATGAGTtttattcatctttttttttggaggggtcCTTTTTTCCTAGCAAATATTACTTTGTTTCGCCCAAATGATGCTTCGTGGTTGATTGACCGATATGCGATCTTCCTTTCTAGagcttttttttgttattgacAATTGAAAGCTCGGACCAGCTAACGCGATCTCGACTCTTTCAAAGGCCTGAGTATTTTGCTAGAGGTCGAACTTACAAGATTGAACAAGTAAATTGCTTAATTTGTTTTCCATACTCTGACTGACCCAACCCTTGACAGTAACAAAATTGATGACGAATTAATAGGTTGGAAATATGCAACACTGGTCTATGTTTCTGTCAGGCTTTTCAACTCTCAACAAATCTGTAGGAAGTTAGGAACCATTGTGGCATGACACAAGCGCATCTGCCATCAATCGCGTACCAACTGTAGCAAATGCCATGAATTCCTAATCTTTTGGTCACCGGCTTGTTAGAGCCTCCCTGACTTTTCGGGGGTCTTCAGAGATAACTAAATATGAAGCTTTTTACGctagtctttattttttttattttttttataaaggaTACTAAAATAAGAGGgattctaaaatttgaaatttttggggggccaaaaatttaaaatgcaTGTAAGTTGATCACGACAATCGATtatcaataataaaaaaaaagagttcattgCATTGGGAATAAAGTTGAAAGGATACAtcaatttggttatgaaatgtgtaTTCTAAATTTTAAAGTTGATTAAATTGTGTAGAATGTGTGTAGTTTTTTACAATCACAAACAAATATACCTATACAATGTCGGTGTGTGTGAGACCCACTAAATATGTGTGTATTGTACGTTTGAGTTGTGTGAGGTTGtataacttttaaaattttccgaTGGATAACCCATATTATTTTGATAATCTATAAAGTAAAAtagcaaaagaacaaaataatgTCAAGAGGACAACTAAGTATGCCTAAAATTAGGGGACTCCGGGATCCTGCACTGCCCTATAATTTTTGTAGTGCAGCTGAGCTGCAGGATTCCGGAGTCCCAATGAGGGGTTAAATTTTAGATATCAATGACTCTTTTTGGCGAGACATTTATTGTTTAATTAACACATTCTATTAAAGTTATGGAGGATGGTTATGCCGTTTTGGTGGATTGAGATCGATTTTAATTTCAGATTTTGGGGTTGTGGATAATGGATAATGGTTTTTAATTTAAATATGCACAAGTTcttcactttatttttttggttgataatTTGATAGGGAGGACTTTGGATGTTGCTTCTTGAGTggcctattttttttcctttggatctGCAGCTTGTATAATCAATAACAGGGAGTTACTGTCcatttttttgggtgcaaaacGAGGTAGTTTTGAGAGCTTGAGTGGCATTCCCATTTGTCaccaaaacgacatcgttttggtGCCCTATAATACCTGTAGTGTGGCTGCATTGAGGTATCcagttggtttatttttttggctcaaaacgacgtagttttgAGGGCTTGAGTGGCATCCCCATTTGGCACAAAAATAATGTCGTTCTGGTGCCCTATAATTCCTATAGTGTAGCTGAGTTGCAGGATCCCGGATAGGGCTGACTGAGCTCGGCCCTAATGGAAACCTTGTCAGCCCCCTACTAAAATCATCACCAAAAATCATTTAACTTGTTTAGTAGAAGTCTGAGTCCACCGTGCAATACTTCAGTTTTGCAAAACTTCAGTCTTGCAAAACCcacctttatttatttttaaataattcaTGTGTTCGACCAAGTTAATGCTCACTTCACACTCAAGCCCGACTCTGAGTTTTTTGAGGTCTTAAGTGGTATTTGATAATGGGACCTCTTATATGTGGTTCAGTTGCAAAATTGTTGTACTACCTCTTTAGTACCTAGGTCGTGAGTTCGAGTCTCAAAACTGTCATTTTGAAACCACTTTTTGTACGAGTAACAAAACTGCTGATGTTCAAAATTGAAGAGGACGAACTCGCAATCCTGTACTTATAGCACGCACATCTTACCACTGTACCTCAATAGCCTACTTCTAAAATAGTAGACataaataagggaaaatgacagtccatgacgtgttttgataattaatacccgctaaggacaagctaagaacatttgttaatactgaaaatatccttggcgggtatcaattatcaaaacacgtcattggccgtcattttccccataAATAATATTTAACATATTCTACTATTTTGGGATCTAATTAGTGGGCTCAAAATTGGAAGTCCTAAGTGATCGCCTAGTGGACATATGCCTAGGGTCGGATCTGTGCACACTAATTTTGAAGGCTCAATTTCATTGCCCACTTGCAAAGTTCCCGATAAAAGAGGAGCAAAATTGCATATGCACTACTTCAGTCTTCAGCCCACAAAACTTCACCCCATCAATTAGCTTGAaaaatctcttctttttttataactcaagcaTTCAACTAAATTACGTGCACTTCAATTAATTTTGGGATTTAATTCTACCGCGCACTTGCAAGAGAGCCAAGTTTGAGGCAAAGCAAACCTCCAAACGTAAGAGTTGATAACCCGACAAATTTCGAACATAAGACctcaaaagaaaagtaaaagcCTAAATCATAGTCCTTCAACACGAGGCCACATGACTCACTGCCTAGTGCTGTTGGTTGCCTATCACTTCTCTCCTTTAGGAGGCGGAGGTTCGAGCCTCTCCGTGCGTGGTTTGAGGTTAGGGTTATGGATAattattgttcttttttgtgctaACCTAATACATTCAGCTAACTATACcatgtggcaaaaaaaaaaaaaaaacacgaggGCACGGGTTCTTTACTTGACGTGTATGACTCTTAATCCAAGTATCCAACCCTTTTATTTTACCAACCATGAGAGCCATAAATGAACGTAATCCTCTCCCTCCACCTctcaaacaaaacccaattCTCTTCGCATCAGTCCATTGTCTTCTCCGCTCCAATCTTTGATCCAAACCCAACAAAATTAAGGCATATTTGTGCCACCCGCTTGTTCAAAATCGGAATGGCCACGAGGTGGGTCGATCTGAATTCGTCCGATTTCACATACGTTGTTTGATCTGTATAATCAGTTTTCATTTCTGGGTTTTATTCAAATGATCTGTTTCCATACCCCAGTCTCGGTTGATCAACAGATAGACATGTCTAATTCCGTAAATCCAACCGATCTTTGTCCCAAATTGAGGCACAAAAAGGCACCCAATTCGCCCAATCACTTGGGCATCTGCCAACAGTCTCGATGGGCTGCCATCGATGTGTTAATCTTGATTGCAGTGATCAGTGCTTCGGGGTTTTTACTAATCCCCCATATAAAGCTTTTAACTTTCCACACTATTGCAATTGTTAGAGGTCTAGCTTTCGCGGTGAGGGAGGAGGTTTTTGGGGCCCCTATTATTTATGGGTGTTTGGGGGTAAGTATTTTGTGCACAGTGGTGGCTGTATTGGGAATCACAGTGTGTTTGAGTAGGAAATGTGGGAGGCCGGGTTGCCGTGGGCTGCGTATGGGGGGGAAATTCGATATCCAGCTTGAGACGGAGGAGAGTTTGAAGAATTCGAGTAGTTCTTTGGGGAGAGATGGTGTTAAGAAAGGAGTGTTCGAATTGGCGCGCGATCACCACAAAGAGTTGGAATCTGAGCTAAGGAAGATGGCACCACCTAATGGAAGAGCTGTTCTTTTGTTTAGGGGGAGGTGTGGGTGTTCTGTTGGCAGGATGGAGGTTCCGGGACCAAGGAAGCCGCCGCGAAAGGTTAAAAATTAGAGTGCTCATATGGTTTTTACTCTTACTTATAGGAAGCATGTTCGATATTTGATACTGGATACTGGATCATCTTCTTTGACATATGTCGTTCTTGAAGTAAGGTCATGGGAATAAGTTGGAAGGATGGTTATGATTGGGTGGATACTAAATAAGAATCCTTGCTTTCACCAATAGTGGTTTTTTCATATGTCCTCATTTTAGTTGCTTATCGTAGTTTCGAAATTATTcaccttatatatatatatatatatatacatatatatagattgTAGGCTTGTAGCAGTTTGCTAATTCGTAGGACCATGAATGAGTTAGATGTTCGAATGTAAAGaaagtttcaaacttttttttcttgtctcGTGCAGTGTTAGTAGTTGCAAACTTGCGACTCTCTCCCATAATGTGTGCACTCTGAACTCAACTCTTTTGAACTCCCACATAAGTTGTTTATTCACAGTAGATTATAAAAGTTTTACCCATAGGAATTCTGAGAAACATATGTCCTTTGGTAAATTCGAAGTGCCACATTTTGATTCTCCTTTTTTGGCTGCGTAGCTGAAATTTTTGCAAAAGAAACTAGATGAAGGAAGTGAGGAGTTAAGACTTTAGTGACTGGAGATTTAGACTTGTAGTCCACTCCTTACAGGAATGTGGAGAACCCGGTTATATTTGACTCTACATGTCCGTCCTGCTACTGGTCTGAAACTGCGTTGAAGCCATCATGTTAGTTTGATTGCTATTTCAGGTAGAGATGGATCATATGTGGTGTAGTTGCCTGGACATGTTATTTTCCCCACAAGTTTGACAAAATGATCTGCTAGCCTATTTCTTTGCGGATACTGCAATGGAACTGGCATAGCCAAGTGATCCTCCAAACTCTGCTTCTTCTATACAGAAAGTTCTTAACTCAAAATTAGCTTCTCAGGCTTTCGAATTTAGCCTGACGTTCTAAAGCTTAATGCAATTGACCTGGACTTAGTTCCGGAACTTGGCAAGTATGTTCAATGTATTCTCTCTTTTACCTACGTACGGGGAGACCAATTAGTTTGTTTTCGGAACtcataaacaattaaaaaacacatctttttctttttggttttaggGTTGGTGATTGGAGTGTGACCGATTTCAATCACCTTGGTTGCAGGATAGTTCACTTACTGCCCCAGATATGTCTGTGCGGACTTCTTTCCTTGCTACTTGTCGActaaacttctttaaaatttaGGCTTGCATGGTAAATTCTGTTATCGAAGCTCTCTTTTCCTACTGCGAAAAGAAATTATTGTATCATTTCCCCCTAAGTCTCGATTATCTTGTATCTGTGACTGTATTTGGTTCTGTTAGACATTCATCTTGTTGAACGTCTGTTATGTTTCATAAACTGATGTCTATTTTACATTGCCTCTGCTTGTGAACTAAATGCTCCCAAGTTCGATGTGATGCACTGATCATACATTCAAGTTTCATCAGACGCTAATATACCATGGAATCTTGATATTCAGTGTTAGGGTTACTCTTGAAAGTTTGAATCTGCGACTGCCACACCTCACCTCACCTCTGGATTTGGGATTTTTCTGGATCTCCGTTCCCCGTTTGGAGATCCCCAATCGACATCTGAAGTGGGGGTGaagggtaaaaacaaaaatcccaGGAATCGGGAACAGCTATTGGATATATAGAAGTTTGGAATTGGGAATGGGACAGTGGTATCCTCCCCTGATCCACCTCGTTGCCATTGCCAACCCTAAAAATAGCCTTCTACTCTACTGAAGCTATTTCTAAGTACTCCTCGTACTACGTTACTTCGCTCCGCAACGGATGGAAAGACTTGAATCAAAATCTACCCTAAAAATAGCCTTCTACTGAAGCTATTTCTAACTAATCCTCGTACTGCGTTACTTTGCTTGGCAATGGATGAAAAGACTTGAATCAAAATCTACCGTTTTTGCATGTGATTCTTCACATGGATTCCTCTAGAGTATGCCATTGTAGGATGTATATtcggttaattttttttttatttcctttttttttccctcccttcTTTTTGCCACTACAAGTAGACATGATTTCCAAAACCTTAAATCTAGTAAATCCATACAAGCATTCCATTATCAAATTAGCCATTGTATGTCACCAAAGCCTTCGAACAACTGAAACAATTCCATTAGAATCGCAAACTCAACAAATTCTTGTGTCTGTACAAAGGAATCCCAACCAATGGAATCGAATCaaacaaaaagttcaaaaacaaaCAGAAGTATAAAACGAAAAGAACAATCATTCCTAATCAATCTCCATATCCTCGGTTGAAGACCCATCATCAGTTGAACCGCCTTCGCTACTTATTCCATAGAAGATGC
Proteins encoded in this window:
- the LOC131304258 gene encoding uncharacterized protein At5g19025-like, translating into MICFHTPVSVDQQIDMSNSVNPTDLCPKLRHKKAPNSPNHLGICQQSRWAAIDVLILIAVISASGFLLIPHIKLLTFHTIAIVRGLAFAVREEVFGAPIIYGCLGVSILCTVVAVLGITVCLSRKCGRPGCRGLRMGGKFDIQLETEESLKNSSSSLGRDGVKKGVFELARDHHKELESELRKMAPPNGRAVLLFRGRCGCSVGRMEVPGPRKPPRKVKN